The nucleotide sequence CTGCGCCAGGTGCGCGCGGGCGCGCGCGGTGAGGCATCCCGTTGGCGCGGCTCCATCAAGGCGTTTGGCGAACGCCTGCGTTGGCACTGTCACTTTATTCAAAAGCTGGAAGACGAGCCGGACATCGAGTTCCAGAACATGAGCCGCGCTTACGATGGCCTGCGGGAAGACGCGTTCGATCCGGTGCGATTCGACGCGTGGGCTGCAGGCCGCACAGGGTATCCAATGGTGGACGCATGCATGCGGGCGCTGCACGAGAGCGGCTGGATCAATTTCCGCATGCGGGCAATGTTGGTCAGCTTCGCGAGCTATCACCTCTGGCTGCACTGGCGGCCTACGGCGCTACATCTCGCGCGGCTGTTCCTGGACTATGAGCCGGGCATTCATTTCTCGCAGGTGCAGATGCAGTCCGGTGTTACCGGCATCAACACCTTTCGAATTTATTCGCCGATCAAACAGGCAGCGGAACAAGATCCCCAGGGCGTCTTCATTCGCAAGTACTGCCCGGAGCTGGCCCACGTGCCCGCTGCATATCTGGCGGAGCCACACCGCATGCCACATTCGGTTCAGCTCCGCAGCGGCTGCGTGATCGGGCAGGACTATCCACCTCCCATCGTCGACCACATCACGGCGTACCGATCTGCGCGTTCAAAGATGTACGCCATCAAGGGCACAAGTGAAGCCCGGGAGGAAGCGCAGCGTGTCTTTGTCAAACACGGTAGCCGGCGGGGCCCGAGGGGCTCACCGGGCAGGTCGAGGTCGGCCAGTTCCCGCTGAGGCCGTTCCTGCGCCGGCCCTCGGTCAATTTGCCCGGCATGTAGCAGCCCCGTTGGCCCGGTCGCCAGGACATGTGCGACGTGACCGGTCAGGTCAACATCTGACGTGCCGGACGGCGGTGTTGGCATAAGACATTGGCGCTCTGGGCTGCTCCGCGTCAAAAAAGGATGAGTTCAATTGTCGCGCTATTGAAAATCGCGCAAAGTACCGTCCCTGAACGGCCGCAGGCGCTTCTTGCCGCGACGCGTGCAACGCCTCAAGACGAGCTGATGTGGCCGCCGAACAAGGAGAACAAACATGTGCGGCATCGTCGGCTTGTTCCTGAAAGACCGCGCGCTCGAAGCCGATCTCGGTCGGCTCCTGACCGACATGCTGGTCTCGATGTCTGACCGGGGACCGGACAGCGCCGGGATCGCGGTTTACCGGGGCCACGAAGACGGTCAGGTCAAACTGACGGTCCAGGCGCCCGACCCGGACACACAGTTTGAATCGTTGGGAGAAGTGCTGGGCGCCGAGGTCACGCGCATCGATACGCACGCCATCGTGACCTGCGCACCGGAAGACGCCGACGCGGTCCGCGCAAAGATCCGCGCGATCGACGGATTGCGCCTGATGTCCGCCGGCGACGCCATCGAGATCTACAAGGAGGTGGGGCTCCCGAAGACCGTCGCTGAGCGGTTCAACCTGCCGACGCTACGCGGGACGCACGGTATCGGTCACACGCGGATGGCCACGGAGAGCGCCGTGACGACGCTCGGGGCGCATCCTTTCTCGACCGGTTCGGATCAGTGCCTCGTCCACAACGGCTCGCTGTCGAACCACAACTCGCTCCGCCGTCA is from Pseudomonadota bacterium and encodes:
- a CDS encoding FAD-binding domain-containing protein is translated as LRQVRAGARGEASRWRGSIKAFGERLRWHCHFIQKLEDEPDIEFQNMSRAYDGLREDAFDPVRFDAWAAGRTGYPMVDACMRALHESGWINFRMRAMLVSFASYHLWLHWRPTALHLARLFLDYEPGIHFSQVQMQSGVTGINTFRIYSPIKQAAEQDPQGVFIRKYCPELAHVPAAYLAEPHRMPHSVQLRSGCVIGQDYPPPIVDHITAYRSARSKMYAIKGTSEAREEAQRVFVKHGSRRGPRGSPGRSRSASSR
- a CDS encoding glutamine amidotransferase family protein translates to MCGIVGLFLKDRALEADLGRLLTDMLVSMSDRGPDSAGIAVYRGHEDGQVKLTVQAPDPDTQFESLGEVLGAEVTRIDTHAIVTCAPEDADAVRAKIRAIDGLRLMSAGDAIEIYKEVGLPKTVAERFNLPTLRGTHGIGHTRMATESAVTTLGAHPFSTGSDQCLVHNGSLSNHNSLRRQLGRRGVEVETENDTEVAAAYLTWKMREGANLREALEAGIDDLDGFYTFVVGTRDGFGVVRDPIACKPAVMAETDQYVAFGSEYRALVGLPDIDAARVWEPEPATVYFWEH